The Belonocnema kinseyi isolate 2016_QV_RU_SX_M_011 chromosome 2, B_treatae_v1, whole genome shotgun sequence nucleotide sequence GAGGCTAGCCGCGAATAAAATATACAAGTAcagtctctttttaaaaatgccatgACTTTACCATctcttgtagcaaccctgaatattgatcaatatttgaTACAAGACTAACCCATAAAATCCGCCAATAACTATCCAATAGAAATCAAGGAAACCATCCGAAGCTTCAGCAAAAATTCGAATAGAACTTCGTCTTTCAATATGATTTTCCTGGCCAGTTTCTTGTTTACTTTTCTgtaataacttaataattattaggtctaaaatagtaaaagaagtatttaaaatttgaattaagttaCCCAAGCTTCAATTGCACAAATACATTCGAGCATGGTCAGTGAAAAGACTAAAAACGAACCAATAATCTTCTTTTCATTAGAATGATAAAAAGCATAAATTAATCCAGTCAAACCAACTGTCGAAAATATTCGATGAAAAACAGATCGATTTCGAAAAGGACCTTGTCTAATTTCTTCTCTTTTCAAACTTTCTTCTATATCTCTTGGATCAAttgctaatttatttaaaaataaaaatttgttaaatagtttaaaacacTCCAAATACAATATAATTTAACTCTACTCACGAtaacttctaaaaaataaatcgtAGATTAAGGATCCCGTAGATCTGATGCAGAATCCAAAAATGCCAATTGAGGCAGAAATAGAATGTAATTGCAGATTACAATACTGGTCATAGGAATGCTTTCCTAAAACGTAAATAGACGAACTCGATGCTAAAACCAAAAAACAGTTTGACAGAACGGGGTCGAAAATCATCAGAATTTTTTGATTTGTGTAAAATCAACTTCACGTTCgtcttgaaatttcatttgtttttttttctgtttaatttagGAAATCCAGGTTTTCTAAAAAAGGCCTTTATTATCGATATAAAAGTATCAATATATTTATCGATCGAACATTGGCGAATATAATTGTCCATTATTTCATTCCGGAAGTTTGAACTTATTAGAATAAGTTATAGtatgtatattatttaaatattcatatactCAAGTATAAATACATTTCAATTCTGTAACCTTGAAATACAACGAAAAATATCTGGTCCTTTTTCACAACACTTGTGCGAAatctattattttctttgaaagaaacaTATTATATTGGATAAATTTTTACCCTATATTTggcacaataaaattattaacaaataattttcgattatcgACTCTGCAAGAACAGTTTTCAATATTCATAGCGAACAAGTAACTATATAAAATGGAGGAGCGTAAGtacaaaattttatatgatttaattAACCCATCcacaatttttcttaataacaATACCTTCTAAATTGTAGAGTATCTGCTTATAGTACATAATAACTTACTAGGTATGTAACTCGTTTAagcatatatttatataaaaactctGTTGaagcgaataaaaataatttgcgaaTGGGTTAATATTTCACCAGCTATTTAATATTCTCTTTCTtaaataagattgtaaaaaataggCATTTGTTACTGACTAGTGTTAGTAAAGTTCGGCGcagacaagaaaataaaaatgaaatttcgaaatcCTCTAATCAAACTCGTTTAAATCTATGTAACATTTTTGAATCCTTTTGATTGTGGAGGCCGAAACCTTATTGTATCGGTATATCTGCTTCATCTCCTATAATTATAAAGTAGGCTTTCTTCGTAATTTGTACCGTTTCAGAAGCACGCAAACTGCAATCCAGGCACAAAAGAGCTTAAAAAATCTATACAAGTTCTTAACGATTTATCAGTTGTCAACGAGATAAAGGTTCAATATCTTTCAAAGTCGCCATCGCAAAGATTTCGACGAAGCATAGGCTGTATTGTGTGAGGTCAATATAAGGAACATCAAATTTGTCGCAAAAATCTTCGGAAATAAATCGAGCGAGCGCGAAGGAAGCTGCGAGACTCACAacgaataaatttccattttctaaGCAGACGAAAACCAATATTAATGCTTGAAGTGCAAAAATGACATCTGTGTAGAGACGATGTTTCGAGCGATCTCGATCCGTCGTCGTTGGCTCGTAAAGCATTGGAAGAAGGCCCAAAGCCAAAAGAAGCAGTCTTGCTTCATGCCAAGTCTTGTATCCGAGGAGAATTTCTGTCGTGAAAAAAGCAAAAGGCGCTATCTCCACTAGCACAGAAAACCAGTCGTAAAAGTTACGAAATCGCTTGGTAGTGTTTGGTGTTCctgaaaatgtaaacaatttgatGTTGTCAAAGAagataaaattactttatttttagatGAACTAGTTTAAAGTTAGGGTGgccagtattttttaattatcgtcTCCTGGCATTCTCCCGGCAAATATTCGTAATTTCTCCTGACTTAGGGAAAACAACTCACagtttttttacatatatatgATCATTTACGGAAGTCTTGAATCTTTGGAAACTATTTTGGTAAGAGATCTATTGACTACTAatcatataaacaatttaaaaattcattatggaaccaatttttaaatactatgttttaaacatttttttaacaatttcgaattgaTAAGCgcctgaaataaaaagaattatataaaacgattttggacaatttaattagaaaacaaGTTGAACTATATAATTTCTGAGTCTAAGCGCtagaaaataaaccatttttttcaaattgaagaatcgcgaaatttaaggatttcagattaaaattttgaaactaggacaatgtcaaaacgttagaaatagaatattttaagattcgaattttcaaaactggtaattcaaatttagaggaattgaaatagtattatttcaatttaaaggagaacaaaatgaaataattaaaaattgaaaacttttgaatttaaatcattttaaatttaaagcgatttaaatttgacaatttgaaattgaaaactaaattgaattttcaaaatttctgaaaatctagaatttcaaatttttattacataacaaaattaaatattaacattaaagcaaacttcattttaaactgaaaaattttaatcgccAAAAACggtaatattaaaacttttttatactcaaacccttaaaagtttcagttattttaagtatatttaaattacttatatcttaaaatttttaaaatgtctaattatactttcgaaattcaattaattcagttttaattgcaaaaatcaaACTCTAgaaagggaaaaattttaaatttacggCTCAGCATGAAAATTCAGGACTAAAATGGTAACAATTAAGATTAcggaaattattcaattactgatGCATCAATTTCAGATggctaattttttatctttctttcattttaaattccgtttttaattttataatttcaaatcttcctttgaaattattattcaatcttgaacttttccaattaaataatttcaatttgcaATGACTCAtgtgtttaaatcttcaactaaaaatcgtacaatttaaagatattacatttaaaattaaaaattaaacaaaaaattatacaaaacgaGATTGCTATAAtatgattcaactttttgaaatagcactattttaatcttttatactCGAAATTGTTGCATATTTAAATCTACAATTATTGACTTCAAAACTGATAAGCAcggatttttatataaaattttggaatatgtTATAGCGGAATTCTTTTCGcatttcgaatatttgaatttgaaaatacaatattgaaacaatattgaaactatcactcgtatataaaaatattataaaacatagaGATCTACAAATATTGTTTAGAATATTTGGTGATATTGTGCGCATTGGATTAGATAAACGCAAAAAGCCATGATTTTTATAGGGTTTTCGTGAAAATTGATTAATCACTCATTTTCGCGAAAAATATTACTGgcacaaaaaaatgtatgttacaaAAGATGTGAACCGGGATTAGATCTATAACTTTTGTTCGGaagattttgcaatattttccgTATTCgcttagataaacgcaaaaaaccgtgattcttatgatttttttcttggtttCGCCATGGAAATCAAAATGACTCGAtagattttttactgaaaaatgtgatttctgtCAGTAACAAAAAATCACTGTTATTTTCAACgttcaaaattacatcattttaaatattgcgaGAAAGATTCTGAACCTTTgatgtttaattattctaaacactttgaaaatGATATGCTATCGAAATGgaaactaaaaatgtataaaccgcgcgaattatgaaatacgggaaatTTCTTGATAGAATATTTCTTTCCTGGCGTTATCCCAGTTATCTCGGATGGATGGCcactttgaaagttaaaaaaaaagtttatattaaaaaaacaattcaaggATATACTCACCAAATCGTATTATTCCGAGAACAGAGTgtgtaaaaagaatttgaaaagctCTCACAGCCCAAGCGTGATCAATTGCTCTAAATGAATATGAATCTTTGAAGAATTTCATACAGGCAATTGTCACAATTAACTTTGCCAAGTGAGCAAACACACTACATGGATTCGCCATAATTTTTACTGAGACCTTCAGTCGAAGATCTGATCTAGTGCTTCCAATGAGAAGATTCCTTAACTATAaatcagaaattatattttgaggAAACAAATGGATAAAGCAACAAGGAATTATTTATCccagataataaaaatttatcaagtttGAGAAGCTATAAACTGGGAATCCCATTTAAGTATCTCCTATTTACGTCGTTCCTAGAACTATAGCCTCGGCTATTTCGTGATGAGAGGAGCCGCAGGGCCAAAAGAGAGGCTGTGCTCAGTAGGGTGCCCCATGAAATACattgtttttgattttataaagcCTTATAGGCATGTGAcacactcaaatacctatattacctatctcactttttaagtttactgaattttctttgaacttaagaacttttcttgtaaataaaatatcggactgaaactttgaaaaatgtatcagaagaccataaactacgtttgGTTACTTCATTTAAGTaggaatttcgctaaaaattattacttcaatTGATCATTGTATTTCCGatgtacaaagatttcaaatcaagCTTGTGCCTTAAACGACTCACCTGTGACCGCGTTAGTGTTTCGCAACGATTTGGATGAATCCTCATTTGCAGATGTATATCTACGAAGTAGATAATCAAACTTAGatgattatataataaataaatattgatttttaaaagaaaagtgaatttttcatttatttattatatgcatgaattacaaaaaattaccatATTTTCCAGTGTGCaaataaatgtactttttggaACTGGAAGACATTGGACTATACTTTTCTGACAGGTCATGATTTGATCTTGAAAGACCTAAAGTACAGTttcttaatgtttatttattgcaaagttatgaatttgttaactaaatgtccattttatcaagtttttgtttatatttagattattattttgaaataagttaaatatttaattctaaaaacaatTGGTACATGTAGTAGAAGCTCCAAGGAATACACAGgcattttgctaaatttttttaaaacctttgtagCTAGAAAAAAGAACAACCGGGCATAAGCGACCCACCTGTGTGACGGAAGCAGCAAAAAAACCTGTGTGACGAAGGGTTAAtttcttcgaaaataatttttggcgAAATTCttactcaaatgaagtacataaactTAGTTTATGGTTTTCtgatatattttccaaagtttcagtccaatattttattttaaaaaaagttctcaagttaaaaaaaaatgccacatgcccttaaacctgaaatttctttcttttggtgagaaaaaacttaatcaaaaagatctcttttagatggtagTATTTATATTCGTCTTCAGATTCTGAATTGTctatttaattaagtatagtcaaagattaagtttctcaaagctctgtaggctttgaggtacacattctcaccgtgacactcgtgctgcgcgctcgatttccgacagacatttttaaagaggttttgttggatttttttctcgtaactttcgtcgtttttccacactttttttttattttattttttttcaacgttatttttcacgaataaaacaaaaagtacgcatcctatcaagaagtgattcttaacgaaattgtggatcttttttgggataaccatttttgttaattcatcttttttcgtatcctacatagtttgtccacaaaatggattttttttccattattttttgtgcaatcaaaatttgaattttcgatttttggagaaaatccaaaaattggttatgataatcttgtagggcttttaaaaagaaatgtttttcttcttttgactttttttcatatcgtgcgttttttttgtttgttctttttaatactataaatacccgtacatagaattttcaaattcagaaaaaagtggcctcaaaaatattgaaaatgcgctcactttttgaatttttattaaaaatggctggttcacgaactcgtcctttcttttaggacctaaaaaagtgtgctaaagatgaatttgattcgttcattttttcgagagttatcgtgtttacggacgaacggacagacaggcgccatcgtgaaaacctgattttcggattcagggggtctcgaaacgtggagatccgttgaaaaagtgtgatgttaaatttccgacaattctaatactttctcaatcataaatgatgagaatgtacatataatttagaggTCTCTATGAAGTGTTTttatgccgaaaattcgatgttccaatgtttttgaattttaagttctACAATTCAAATTATTCCATCTTGCGCAattcagagaatatttttttagaatgtcATGTACCCCTTGAATTTGTTTggctgaaaacaaaatttaaggtgACTTTAAGTTCCGATTTTATGATAGCTTTGAGTTTAAAGGGTCAAATTCATcagtaaaatcttttcaaaaattataaagctCAGGAAATATTGCTGAAAACAATTTCTacgattgtaaatttttttaacgattattCAGCATAAAACACTTCATAGGGacctcaaaatatttgtttaaaagtctaAAACAAAGGAATAATTTTCTCACCAAACGAACGAAATTTCAGatttaatgttttagaaaattaaagacAAAGTATTTCTTGGAGGGCATCTAGTGCttagtcaagcgtgacaaacagcatgAGGGCCGCAATGAGCGCAgaagttgcatcaggttgcgtcatgcctCCATATCGAACAGAAATAATCGCACGGCCCTGTCTGTTTGCGTTCGGAGCGAGAGAATGTTGTGTTCGATTTAAGTGAAGGCCATTTAGGACCATGGCTGAAAGAGTACTTAAATGGGATTTCCAGTGCAAAGCTGAGGTTTTAATCTtcgatcaaaataaataaaaaaaagctatataattataaatatgataaatatctttgaaaaagtTGCCTATTTTCTAGTAGAATAACATACAGCAGCCTGTATAAATATATACAAGTTGATTTTGACCCtgtcaacaaaaataatgttacGATTACACCTAAACTACCTAAGTTTACTATGTCTAACAATGAACTatcataaactttaaataatctGCGCAagcttataaatttaattctgatATTTTGAGGTTAACTTACCTTATTATTGAAGATTAGACACAATTATTTATGTCTCTCTTCTTTCTTGTCTCATTCTGTCAATTTTTCTGCCTTTCTCTTTTCCTCCACCCACGAGGAGTAACATAACAGATTATGTTACTCCATGGCAtgtgtttatttataaatgaacaaaaaataaacacaATAACACATCGCAAAAGTATATATGAAGAGATTCAAAGCCGAAAGTGCCTTATGTTTCAGTATTTATTCGTGCTCAATGTTAAGACTTAAGGATCTTACTACGTGCAATACGCGATGGACAATGATATAAAGACTAAAGATAACACTacgaaacaaaaacaaattaatcggTGATAGGAGGGTGATAGGGGTGAAAAATTACATTACCGCCTCTTTGCCCTCATTCTAGCAGACTGACGCGAAGCACGACATGCCTGACTTTAGACTTGGAGACGTCCAGTCAGAGTTAGCAGACTACAACATTGCGTGACATTTCAACGAGATTAGTTGCCGATAAAGTAGAACATCAATCCTGCGATGGGAGAGCTTACCACCAAAGATATCTTGGTTACCACTCACCAGAGTGCGTGATTTGTTGGGGTCTTAGttctgtgaaaaataaaattaaatgtacgaaaaataacttttctttatgcaaatttctaataaaagtttatttttcattcgtGGAACAGTTtcagttatttttataatattttatagcaaaaactaaaaacacctatattttaaaattaaaaaagcaattgttttggagaaaaatcgacttttttcattcaattcaactgtttttgataaaaattctatcaggttcttttttatttctttcgtcttttttacaatttcatcagagaaggtattagatttgtgtaaaatttgacaccctcagtttttgtcaaatgtccacgttttgagacctcctgaatccgaaaaacaggtgaTTACGAATGTGCTGCCTGTATAACTGCCTGTCTGTATGCATATCTGTGAACCCGAtaactttggaatatttttgagaccacttttttttaaatgcggaaattctctgtacggttattcatagtattcaaaaagtcgaacaatttatcccaattacttttttcaaaaaataaaaaattatcagagttatagcatttacaaaattccaaaaaaacacacgaaaacgaacattttaagccaagtaatgcacgatatgaaaaaagtagagagaagaaaaatgttgcttattgaatgccctgcaagattatcataacaactttttgaattttcttaaaaaatccaaaatttaaattttgacagcatataaaataatgaaaaatccaaaaattacatttttcggccaaactatacaaagtacggtaaaagatgagtacctacacaaaaattgtgcatttgaaaaagatttacaaatttcttatcacaacattcgtcttttaatttcttttttgtctcgtgtgtggggtttaaacaaatttaacttttcatgtttttgatgctattctTTACGactaaaactaaaaacagaactatcataaaattattcatgacaaataaatcatttttacattctcatcagagaagatattagattttgtttaaaatttgaccaccCTAGTTTTGTTTCAAAAGGACTACGTTTTGACACCCCATGATTCCGAAAAACCGGTttctacgaatgtgtctatctgtctgtttatgatgtctgtctgtatgtctatctgtttATTATGtctgtctttaaaattcaaaaattcgaaaagcgggcgcaattttgaatatttttgaggtcatttttttcaaaattcaagaattctctgtacagttattcatagtatttgaaagctcgaacaatttatcctcatgacttttttcataaaataaaaaattattatatataattatataattatgtacatatatattttttgaaaatgctattttttcatatcgtccgttaattggcatAAAAGCGTTTACAAAACCGCCTAAAATCAtcaatct carries:
- the LOC117167881 gene encoding uncharacterized protein LOC117167881 encodes the protein MIFDPVLSNCFLVLASSSSIYVLGKHSYDQYCNLQLHSISASIGIFGFCIRSTGSLIYDLFFRSYPIDPRDIEESLKREEIRQGPFRNRSVFHRIFSTVGLTGLIYAFYHSNEKKIIGSFLVFSLTMLECICAIEAWKSKQETGQENHIERRSSIRIFAEASDGFLDFYWIVIGGFYGWTKGNLFCLVAFLPYTISILTLSSEEFDKNPMTKIGFNNYMIIAHILLMTEAIRQSPSRIVQEVGN
- the LOC117167794 gene encoding uncharacterized protein LOC117167794 — encoded protein: MANPCSVFAHLAKLIVTIACMKFFKDSYSFRAIDHAWAVRAFQILFTHSVLGIIRFGTPNTTKRFRNFYDWFSVLVEIAPFAFFTTEILLGYKTWHEARLLLLALGLLPMLYEPTTTDRDRSKHRLYTDVIFALQALILVFVCLENGNLFVVSLAASFALARFISEDFCDKFDVPYIDLTQYSLCFVEIFAMATLKDIEPLSR